The uncultured Desulfobulbus sp. genome window below encodes:
- a CDS encoding DMT family protein codes for MQRIVLTIFLLCCSNVFMTFAWYGHLRNLSHKPWLIAAFVSWGIALLEYLLQVPANRLGHEVMTIGQLKILQEVITLSVFVPFSVFFMKEKLTLDYLGAGICLLGAVFFMFRSKLVGP; via the coding sequence ATGCAGAGAATTGTATTGACGATATTTTTGCTTTGTTGCAGCAATGTCTTTATGACATTTGCCTGGTATGGGCATTTGCGCAATCTCTCGCATAAACCCTGGTTGATTGCAGCCTTTGTCAGTTGGGGCATTGCCTTGCTCGAGTACCTGCTTCAGGTGCCTGCAAACCGGTTGGGGCATGAAGTCATGACCATTGGTCAACTGAAGATTCTCCAGGAAGTGATCACCCTCTCGGTCTTTGTTCCCTTCTCAGTATTTTTCATGAAGGAAAAACTCACCCTGGACTACCTCGGAGCAGGTATCTGTTTGCTAGGTGCTGTCTTTTTTATGTTTCGCAGTAAGCTTGTTGGCCCCTGA
- a CDS encoding tyrosine-type recombinase/integrase, producing MSFLDTSKGKKLFGQYLAKYKAGSQRVYRSEIQQFFDFKGLGLSQVDEAVLHEYQAFLAAEHSPATTKRKFSILNNFFKFLQKRFKGFVNPIENLGSFKTHKGAASDEFKKYLAAFIAEQNTANTKRSYENQIKLFFTWAGKDLSEITAADMLAYRDHLRQEKHHKDSTIWNKFVALNRFFKFVERENRKFKNPIFFKGLKLIFPKKDKGYYSVLSTAESERLLKQVNKRTAIGKRDYAMLLVILVYGLRANEVAGLRYKNLEHERIKGQQKVWIVDRKGKFQNRPKTAIILNGRTLRAFDAWLETVKQQGGTVDGETPVFLPFIYDRNQQELAIRRDRKHKALSVKAVENVVRKYLEKAKISREETTLSPHALRHTAFTMLAQEGVKLQDIQKLAGHQDINTTMIYVHAAQSYEDHPGMHSPLNR from the coding sequence ATGTCGTTTCTTGATACCTCAAAAGGGAAAAAGCTGTTTGGCCAATACCTGGCAAAGTACAAGGCTGGGAGTCAGCGTGTTTACCGTTCCGAGATTCAGCAATTTTTCGATTTTAAAGGGCTGGGCCTGAGCCAGGTTGACGAAGCCGTCTTGCACGAATATCAGGCCTTTCTTGCTGCAGAGCATAGCCCGGCCACCACCAAGCGGAAATTCTCCATCCTCAACAATTTTTTTAAATTCCTTCAAAAGCGGTTTAAAGGCTTTGTAAACCCGATTGAAAATCTTGGTAGCTTCAAAACCCATAAGGGCGCGGCAAGCGATGAGTTCAAAAAGTACCTTGCCGCCTTCATAGCGGAACAGAACACCGCCAACACCAAGCGCAGCTATGAGAATCAGATTAAGCTGTTTTTCACCTGGGCCGGAAAGGATCTGTCAGAGATCACCGCCGCCGATATGTTGGCCTACCGGGACCACCTGAGGCAGGAAAAGCACCATAAAGACTCTACGATCTGGAACAAGTTCGTTGCCCTCAACCGGTTTTTCAAGTTCGTGGAGCGCGAAAACCGGAAGTTCAAGAACCCTATCTTTTTCAAGGGGCTGAAGCTGATTTTCCCCAAGAAAGACAAGGGGTATTACAGCGTGCTGTCAACGGCGGAATCGGAACGGCTACTCAAGCAGGTCAACAAGCGAACGGCCATAGGGAAGCGTGATTATGCCATGCTGCTTGTTATTCTGGTGTATGGCCTGCGGGCAAATGAGGTTGCGGGGCTCCGCTACAAGAACCTGGAACACGAGCGGATAAAGGGACAACAAAAGGTCTGGATTGTTGACCGGAAAGGGAAGTTTCAGAATAGGCCAAAGACCGCCATAATTTTGAATGGGCGGACCCTGCGTGCCTTTGATGCTTGGCTGGAGACCGTCAAGCAGCAGGGCGGCACGGTGGATGGGGAAACGCCGGTCTTTCTCCCCTTCATCTACGATCGCAACCAGCAAGAATTGGCAATCAGGCGGGACCGGAAGCACAAAGCGCTTTCGGTGAAGGCCGTGGAAAACGTGGTCAGGAAATACTTGGAGAAGGCCAAAATCAGCAGGGAAGAGACAACCCTGAGCCCACATGCACTCCGGCACACCGCCTTCACCATGCTTGCTCAGGAAGGGGTGAAGCTGCAGGACATCCAAAAGTTGGCCGGGCACCAGGACATCAACACCACCATGATCTATGTGCACGCCGCCCAAAGCTATGAAGACCACCCCGGCATGCACAGCCCGTTGAATCGCTGA
- the rhuM gene encoding RhuM family protein translates to MVQTEGKRQVGRLIDHYNLEMIISVGFRIRSKRDAQFRQWANERISEYLVKGFSMDDERLKGKAGWKFNRKRITCI, encoded by the coding sequence ATAGTTCAAACCGAGGGTAAAAGGCAGGTTGGACGCCTGATTGACCATTATAACCTGGAGATGATTATCTCCGTTGGCTTCCGGATTCGCTCCAAACGGGACGCGCAGTTTCGGCAATGGGCCAATGAACGGATCAGTGAGTATCTGGTCAAGGGATTCAGCATGGATGATGAGCGCCTGAAAGGGAAGGCAGGCTGGAAATTCAACAGAAAGCGCATCACCTGCATTTGA
- a CDS encoding arginase family protein — protein MKPAKKKPLRLIFPQWQGGNNPLYHLGAQLLEWLAPQPTGPVEEIAVPLPDERQLPLEKGMVARQQLLQQLQMAGERIQKHQPDHLIVFGGDCLVELAPFGYFSQKHGSDLAILWIDPHPDIMTTQQFEHGHAMVLGMLMGHGDTDFVQTVSRPLSPDQILYVGLNEPNTCPGMRWHSKTCSQNFLFWLKKQRAPKNAQHNLLAWSVGGDA, from the coding sequence ATGAAACCAGCAAAAAAAAAGCCCCTGCGTCTCATTTTCCCTCAATGGCAGGGAGGGAATAATCCACTCTACCACCTGGGAGCACAACTGCTTGAGTGGCTCGCTCCCCAACCAACGGGCCCGGTTGAGGAAATAGCGGTTCCCCTTCCCGATGAGAGACAACTTCCGCTTGAAAAGGGGATGGTTGCCCGCCAACAACTTCTGCAGCAATTACAGATGGCAGGCGAACGTATCCAGAAGCATCAGCCTGATCATCTCATTGTCTTTGGCGGAGACTGCTTGGTCGAACTGGCACCTTTTGGGTACTTCAGCCAGAAACATGGAAGCGACCTGGCAATCCTCTGGATCGATCCCCATCCCGACATCATGACCACCCAACAGTTTGAACATGGCCATGCAATGGTCCTGGGCATGCTGATGGGCCATGGTGACACTGACTTTGTCCAAACCGTGTCCCGGCCCCTTTCCCCCGATCAGATTCTCTATGTGGGATTAAATGAACCGAACACCTGCCCTGGGATGCGCTGGCACTCAAAAACATGCTCGCAAAACTTCCTCTTTTGGCTCAAGAAGCAAAGAGCACCCAAAAATGCACAACATAATCTGCTAGCCTGGTCGGTTGGTGGTGATGCATGA
- a CDS encoding IS66 family transposase produces MGTVNKIRVREEVDLLKQEFEQLCSAGKVSSEIRVLVNSLLVVVELILSIFLEKTTRKGNKNSSIPSSQTEKDETATKHCTTTGRGKQVNGRVGNTRVKESVTTAQVEVCDICGMVLDSVACQGHERRTKIDIVFEKVVEHIDAEIKQCPNCEATVKGRFPEDMPGKLQYGNGLKAFAIHLVISQMVALNRVQKQIAAMIGSVISEASLLKFVLRLYQSLEAWESRAIDRLLQAPSLHVDETSFRVEGKNHWIHVYSSGETTLKVLHRKRGKEAIEGLNIIPRYGGVIIHDCWASYLSYDHCGHGLCGSHLLRELTFVVDSNQYRWARNLKAVLQQTCRTVAQRPEKCLTEREYANLQKRYRNILTRGSKELPKIPPKTQGKRGRIAKSDAHNLWERLQKHEAAVLLFAKEPHVPFTNNRAERDLRMAKVKQKISGCFRRKQYAQAYCRISSYLQTMASQGINPLVAIQLALAGTLPDAEE; encoded by the coding sequence ATGGGAACAGTAAACAAAATAAGGGTACGCGAAGAAGTCGATCTCCTCAAACAGGAATTTGAACAGCTTTGTTCCGCCGGCAAAGTTTCCTCTGAGATACGGGTCCTGGTCAACAGCCTGCTGGTTGTCGTCGAGTTGATACTCTCTATCTTTCTTGAGAAGACAACGCGCAAGGGAAACAAAAACTCGAGCATTCCTTCTTCGCAAACCGAAAAAGACGAAACCGCTACCAAGCACTGCACCACTACCGGCAGGGGAAAACAAGTCAATGGGCGGGTTGGTAATACACGCGTCAAAGAATCGGTCACCACTGCTCAGGTCGAGGTGTGTGATATCTGCGGAATGGTGCTGGATAGCGTTGCATGCCAGGGGCATGAACGTCGGACAAAAATCGACATCGTTTTTGAAAAAGTTGTCGAGCACATTGACGCAGAAATAAAGCAATGCCCCAATTGTGAAGCAACAGTCAAGGGGCGTTTCCCTGAGGATATGCCGGGTAAGCTGCAGTACGGCAATGGGCTTAAAGCGTTTGCCATTCATTTGGTTATCAGCCAGATGGTCGCTTTAAACCGGGTTCAAAAACAGATAGCAGCCATGATCGGTAGCGTAATCTCCGAGGCCAGCTTGCTCAAATTTGTTTTGCGCTTGTACCAATCACTCGAAGCATGGGAATCCAGAGCTATTGATAGGCTGCTGCAGGCTCCATCCCTGCATGTGGATGAAACCTCGTTTCGGGTTGAAGGGAAGAATCACTGGATTCACGTCTATTCTTCCGGCGAAACAACCCTGAAAGTACTGCATCGAAAGCGGGGCAAGGAGGCAATCGAAGGATTGAATATCATCCCTCGGTATGGCGGGGTGATCATCCATGATTGCTGGGCATCATATTTATCCTACGACCATTGCGGTCACGGACTTTGCGGCTCGCACCTTTTGCGAGAGTTGACGTTTGTCGTTGACTCTAACCAATACCGGTGGGCCCGCAATCTAAAAGCGGTGCTCCAGCAAACGTGTCGTACGGTGGCTCAACGTCCGGAAAAATGTCTTACCGAACGGGAGTATGCCAACCTGCAGAAGCGCTACCGTAATATCCTTACGCGTGGCAGCAAGGAGTTGCCCAAGATCCCTCCAAAAACCCAAGGGAAGCGCGGCAGGATAGCCAAATCCGATGCGCACAATCTTTGGGAGCGATTACAAAAGCATGAGGCGGCAGTCTTGCTTTTTGCCAAAGAACCACATGTACCGTTCACCAACAACAGAGCGGAAAGGGATCTTCGCATGGCTAAGGTAAAACAGAAAATATCCGGTTGTTTTCGACGTAAACAATATGCCCAGGCTTACTGCAGGATTTCAAGTTACCTGCAGACCATGGCAAGCCAGGGGATCAATCCTCTTGTCGCTATCCAGTTGGCACTGGCAGGAACTCTGCCTGATGCCGAAGAATAG
- a CDS encoding pentapeptide repeat-containing protein, with amino-acid sequence MIIKKLNNHSPRPDLNRQQLALLLACSAKKDMTHWNRYRKEHPEHSVLLRKVCLAKAYLRGADLHNADLRGANLRGADLSGERRADFSRTWADLSGADLSKTDLCGTDFRGADLSGVDFSQSYLYYTNLSWTNLNGANFHQSDFWSMYYEATVKDVDLNQAHRRLYQFSRIGCQYSGAKPAASLLSVLRPAASGPHTPKNAETVALEMTLKIAV; translated from the coding sequence ATGATTATCAAAAAACTCAACAATCACTCCCCCCGTCCCGACCTCAACCGGCAACAGTTAGCTCTGCTCCTGGCCTGCTCAGCAAAAAAGGATATGACACATTGGAACAGATATCGGAAAGAGCACCCGGAACATTCAGTGCTGCTGCGCAAAGTGTGCTTAGCGAAAGCCTATCTGCGGGGAGCAGACTTGCATAACGCGGATTTGCGTGGCGCAAACCTGCGGGGGGCCGACCTGAGCGGGGAAAGACGAGCTGATTTCAGCCGCACATGGGCTGATCTCAGTGGAGCCGATCTGAGCAAAACGGATCTTTGCGGCACTGATTTTCGAGGCGCAGACCTCAGTGGTGTCGATTTCTCGCAGTCCTACCTCTATTACACCAACCTCAGCTGGACAAACCTCAACGGCGCCAACTTTCACCAGTCCGACTTCTGGTCCATGTACTATGAGGCAACAGTGAAAGACGTTGATCTCAACCAGGCCCATAGGCGACTGTACCAATTCTCAAGAATTGGCTGCCAATATTCCGGGGCCAAACCGGCCGCCTCACTCTTGAGTGTCCTGCGGCCTGCAGCGAGCGGCCCTCATACGCCAAAAAATGCTGAGACAGTGGCTCTGGAAATGACGCTCAAGATTGCGGTGTAA
- a CDS encoding VTT domain-containing protein encodes MKAIFQETKNCWKLLPAERVAIIIDGEEYYRALHEAMRKAEHRIMLVGWDLHSELALIRNEETGGYPACLGEFLDTLVEEKEELEIYLLCWDFAMIYAMEREFFPRYKLQWRTHQNIHFCLDGEHPLGASQHQKMVVIDDTIAFAGGFDVSKWRWDTRAHKVDDERRTSPDGDVYPPFHDVQMLVDGEAARAIATLAFERWEIACGKQLTLLGGASSDPWPESISPLFEKIDIAVARTLPQYGIYSEIREVEALYLDSIQAAAKSIYIENQYLSSFTIGEALARRLEEEKGPDIVIVMPLKTGGWLEQHSMDVLRGRVLKRLIEADQWNRLRVFYPRLAKKPLTGLMVHAKVMVIDESFIRVGSSNLSNRSLGLDSECDLALHVKDDPELKEKVRAFRHGLLAEHLGVEPHDVARKIEETQSLVKAIDALRSDEDRTLVPIDPEATKDNDPWVPQSQLLDPERPLEPDELLDYFIDKPHQKRVYKHSFKILGLLAVVLGLAALWHWTPLRQWLDVASVLQMAQWAKAQPFSPLIVLLAFIAGGFISFPVTLMIIATIVIFGPWLGTFYTLVGCLLSALCVFQVGRWLGRDVVKRLSGTVVNRINKKISNSGIPAVITFRIVPVAPFSLINLVAGVSEISTKDFIIGTLIGLLPGTLAIVVVGDQIARSMQSPDLTNVTVLSLAVVGAGLALAGLRKWLASRQKVTGA; translated from the coding sequence GTGAAAGCAATATTTCAGGAAACAAAAAACTGTTGGAAGTTGCTTCCTGCTGAGCGGGTGGCAATCATTATTGATGGAGAAGAGTATTACCGAGCCTTGCACGAAGCCATGCGCAAGGCCGAGCATCGTATCATGCTGGTTGGATGGGATTTACACAGCGAACTTGCACTGATACGAAATGAAGAGACAGGCGGCTATCCAGCTTGTCTTGGCGAATTTCTGGATACTTTGGTGGAGGAGAAAGAAGAGCTCGAAATTTACCTGCTCTGTTGGGATTTTGCCATGATCTACGCCATGGAGCGTGAGTTCTTCCCCCGGTACAAATTACAATGGCGGACGCACCAAAATATCCATTTCTGCCTTGATGGTGAACATCCCCTCGGCGCCTCACAGCACCAGAAGATGGTCGTGATTGATGATACCATCGCCTTTGCCGGAGGTTTTGACGTGAGTAAGTGGCGATGGGATACGCGTGCTCACAAAGTGGATGACGAGCGCAGAACCTCTCCGGATGGAGATGTGTACCCCCCTTTTCATGATGTGCAGATGCTTGTTGATGGCGAGGCTGCCCGTGCCATTGCGACACTGGCCTTTGAACGCTGGGAGATTGCCTGCGGCAAGCAGCTGACTCTTCTTGGGGGGGCCTCTTCGGATCCTTGGCCCGAGTCCATTTCTCCTCTGTTTGAGAAAATAGACATCGCCGTTGCCCGCACTCTCCCTCAATATGGGATCTACAGTGAGATTCGCGAGGTGGAGGCTCTGTATCTCGACTCGATTCAAGCAGCGGCAAAATCAATATATATCGAGAATCAATATTTGAGTTCTTTTACCATCGGTGAAGCCCTGGCAAGGCGTCTTGAAGAGGAAAAGGGACCAGATATAGTGATCGTGATGCCCCTGAAAACAGGTGGCTGGCTCGAACAGCACTCAATGGATGTCTTGCGGGGCAGGGTCCTTAAGCGATTAATTGAGGCGGATCAGTGGAACCGACTTCGGGTTTTTTATCCTCGTCTTGCCAAAAAACCGCTGACTGGACTGATGGTGCACGCCAAAGTGATGGTGATTGACGAGTCTTTCATCAGGGTTGGATCCTCCAACCTGAGCAACCGCTCGCTTGGCCTTGATTCGGAATGTGACCTGGCCCTGCATGTCAAAGATGATCCAGAGCTCAAAGAGAAGGTGCGAGCTTTTCGTCATGGTCTGCTGGCCGAACACCTCGGTGTGGAGCCTCATGACGTTGCTCGAAAAATTGAAGAAACCCAGTCCCTGGTCAAGGCTATAGATGCGCTCCGTTCAGATGAAGATCGTACCCTGGTGCCCATCGACCCGGAAGCGACCAAGGACAACGATCCCTGGGTGCCCCAGTCGCAGCTCCTGGATCCGGAACGGCCATTAGAACCCGATGAGTTGCTTGATTATTTCATCGATAAGCCGCACCAGAAACGGGTCTACAAGCACAGTTTCAAAATTTTGGGGCTTCTTGCTGTTGTCCTTGGGCTTGCAGCGCTCTGGCACTGGACCCCTCTGCGGCAATGGCTTGATGTGGCCTCAGTGCTGCAAATGGCCCAGTGGGCAAAAGCCCAGCCCTTTTCGCCGCTCATCGTTCTGCTTGCCTTTATTGCGGGAGGCTTTATCTCCTTTCCGGTTACCTTGATGATTATTGCCACCATCGTCATCTTTGGCCCCTGGTTGGGGACGTTCTATACCCTTGTTGGCTGTTTGCTGAGTGCGCTGTGTGTTTTTCAGGTCGGACGATGGCTTGGGAGGGATGTTGTCAAACGACTTTCCGGTACGGTGGTCAATCGGATCAATAAGAAAATTTCAAACTCTGGAATTCCGGCGGTGATCACTTTTCGCATTGTCCCGGTGGCCCCGTTCTCCCTGATCAATCTTGTCGCCGGTGTTTCCGAGATCAGCACCAAAGATTTCATCATAGGAACCTTGATTGGTCTGCTGCCCGGTACCCTGGCCATCGTGGTGGTTGGCGACCAGATTGCCCGCTCGATGCAGTCGCCTGATTTGACCAACGTAACTGTTCTTTCTCTGGCTGTTGTTGGGGCTGGTTTGGCTCTTGCCGGATTACGCAAATGGCTTGCATCGCGGCAGAAAGTGACGGGGGCGTAA
- a CDS encoding endonuclease/exonuclease/phosphatase family protein gives MAVQGPQVVRVVSYNIHRCIGSDGHVDPDRIVSVLQRLRPDVVALQEVVSASGPEGGMLGYIARKTGLAWVAGLTMLEGDGHYGNGLLTRAEIGTVERFDISWPGREPRGVLAVQLNFGNRSLGVFATHLGLHRRERRFQIEQLLKRMPRRGKVPWVLMGDFNEWNIFSANLRLLRQALGHTPMLATFPAKYPLFSLDKIYLQPARVLQSLQVIRDASTRVASDHLPLLATIALDQAVQGESLHAASSFGTRLLCESESIQSGVCCTVIAYACMATKNSRKNGGELLCERVAWLPWAEYDRKCEGKKK, from the coding sequence ATGGCCGTTCAAGGTCCGCAGGTTGTTCGGGTGGTAAGCTACAATATTCATCGTTGCATTGGCAGTGATGGTCACGTCGATCCTGATCGGATTGTCAGCGTGCTTCAACGATTGCGGCCTGATGTTGTTGCCCTGCAGGAGGTGGTCTCCGCCAGTGGCCCCGAGGGCGGAATGCTTGGCTATATAGCCCGGAAAACAGGATTAGCCTGGGTGGCAGGGCTCACTATGCTTGAGGGCGATGGCCATTACGGCAATGGCCTACTCACCCGGGCAGAAATAGGAACGGTTGAACGATTTGATATCAGCTGGCCTGGTCGGGAGCCCCGCGGTGTTCTTGCCGTTCAACTGAATTTTGGCAACCGATCCCTTGGCGTGTTTGCAACCCACCTGGGGCTGCATCGGAGGGAACGACGATTTCAGATTGAGCAACTTCTCAAGCGCATGCCGAGGAGAGGAAAGGTCCCATGGGTGCTCATGGGGGATTTTAACGAGTGGAATATCTTTTCGGCAAACCTGCGGCTTCTGAGGCAAGCATTAGGGCATACTCCAATGCTTGCCACTTTTCCGGCGAAATATCCCCTGTTCAGCCTGGATAAGATCTATCTGCAACCAGCGAGAGTGCTGCAGTCGCTCCAGGTCATTCGCGATGCATCTACTCGGGTGGCCTCTGACCATCTTCCCCTTTTGGCGACCATCGCCTTGGACCAGGCCGTACAAGGAGAATCCTTGCACGCTGCAAGTTCATTTGGAACGCGATTATTATGCGAATCTGAGTCAATACAGAGCGGCGTATGCTGCACAGTTATAGCTTACGCGTGTATGGCTACCAAAAACAGCCGGAAAAACGGAGGTGAATTGCTCTGCGAGAGGGTGGCCTGGCTGCCATGGGCTGAATATGATCGTAAGTGTGAAGGGAAAAAGAAATAA
- a CDS encoding sigma 54-interacting transcriptional regulator, translated as MKPATLMFQREAVHQLLLEMAKQRSAEKLFAIVVRRLAGLGQIALARIWTLRPGDTCSTCPVQAECTHHESCLHLVASAGRSIQDAQLQWNNIDGQYSRFPLGARKVGHIAASGQPIVVEAIDRGSTWIADMEWARRENILGFAGQPLMFQGEVLGVLAVFTRLPLNADVLDVLRLIADHAAAALANTLVFAEIQELKTKLEYENSCLREELFDVAASGGFIGQSRALQQVINQIDLVAPTNASVLILGESGTGKELVAREIHHRSLRKDRPLIKVNCASISRDLFESEFFGHAKGAFTGALRDRMGRFEAADGGTLFLDELGEIPLEQQSKLLRVLQEGEYERVGEQRVRTTDARIIAATNKNLEEEVLAKRFREDLYFRLGVFPIKVPPLRQRPEDIILLANYFLEKALQEMNRPPLRFSQPQLDQLVAYSWPGNVRELRNIIEQVAIYAHSGALYLNLPRSAVTVQRGAEGEARLATSEKQQGEVANILREQEIAALMRSNTLAALNQCGWKIYGSDGAAALLGLKPTTLAARIKKMGLQRPISYDDSSFAANRSC; from the coding sequence ATGAAACCAGCCACGTTAATGTTTCAACGGGAGGCCGTTCACCAGTTATTACTGGAAATGGCGAAGCAGCGTTCAGCAGAAAAATTGTTTGCGATCGTTGTCCGCCGTCTGGCGGGTCTTGGCCAGATTGCCCTGGCGCGTATCTGGACTTTGCGTCCGGGGGATACCTGCTCTACTTGCCCGGTGCAAGCAGAGTGTACGCATCACGAGAGTTGCCTACATCTTGTTGCCAGCGCGGGGCGTTCCATTCAGGATGCGCAGCTACAGTGGAACAATATCGACGGGCAGTACAGTCGATTCCCACTGGGGGCCAGAAAAGTGGGGCATATTGCAGCCAGCGGTCAGCCCATCGTGGTGGAAGCCATAGATCGGGGTTCAACCTGGATTGCTGATATGGAGTGGGCTCGGCGAGAGAATATTCTCGGATTTGCCGGGCAACCGCTTATGTTTCAGGGAGAGGTGCTTGGTGTCCTCGCTGTTTTTACCAGGTTGCCCTTGAATGCAGATGTGCTTGATGTGCTCAGGCTTATCGCTGATCATGCGGCGGCGGCCCTGGCGAACACGCTGGTCTTTGCAGAGATCCAGGAGTTGAAAACAAAGCTGGAATATGAAAATTCCTGTCTTCGAGAAGAGCTCTTTGATGTTGCTGCCTCGGGAGGATTTATCGGTCAGAGTCGGGCGCTGCAACAGGTTATAAATCAAATTGATCTTGTCGCCCCCACCAATGCCAGTGTGCTGATTTTAGGAGAGTCGGGCACAGGTAAAGAACTGGTTGCGCGGGAAATCCATCATCGCAGTCTGCGGAAGGATCGACCGCTTATCAAGGTGAACTGTGCCTCCATTTCACGGGATTTGTTTGAGAGCGAATTTTTTGGTCATGCCAAGGGCGCGTTCACTGGTGCCCTGCGTGATCGGATGGGGCGATTTGAGGCAGCTGATGGTGGAACGCTCTTTCTTGATGAATTGGGTGAGATTCCGCTTGAACAGCAGAGCAAGTTGCTGCGCGTGTTGCAGGAGGGCGAATATGAGCGGGTGGGGGAGCAGCGGGTACGCACTACCGATGCACGCATTATTGCGGCGACCAATAAAAACCTGGAAGAAGAGGTCCTGGCAAAACGGTTTCGTGAGGATCTCTATTTTCGGCTCGGTGTCTTTCCTATCAAGGTGCCACCATTGCGCCAGCGTCCTGAGGATATAATTCTGTTGGCAAATTATTTTTTGGAAAAGGCCCTGCAAGAGATGAATAGACCTCCGTTGCGTTTTAGCCAACCACAACTTGATCAGCTTGTCGCGTATAGCTGGCCAGGTAATGTGCGTGAATTGCGCAATATTATCGAGCAGGTGGCGATTTATGCCCATTCTGGTGCCTTATATCTGAACCTGCCACGATCTGCTGTAACGGTTCAAAGGGGAGCAGAAGGAGAAGCACGACTGGCCACCAGTGAAAAGCAGCAAGGTGAAGTCGCCAATATTCTCAGAGAGCAAGAGATTGCTGCACTGATGCGAAGCAACACACTGGCCGCCCTGAATCAGTGCGGCTGGAAGATCTACGGAAGCGATGGGGCAGCAGCCCTCCTTGGTCTCAAGCCAACGACGCTTGCGGCACGGATAAAAAAGATGGGACTGCAACGTCCCATCTCCTATGATGATTCATCCTTTGCCGCAAACAGATCTTGTTGA
- a CDS encoding Mor transcription activator family protein produces the protein MGPNTLDVTSIPERYRPSVDNLPGDVQLLAEAVESSFPGMGVPIAMVLSKRFGGSPLYIRKQNGALLKWRNDQIRAMYDGGGITGRQLAWYWQLSQSMIEKILADHG, from the coding sequence ATGGGACCAAATACATTAGATGTTACCAGCATTCCGGAACGATACAGACCGTCAGTTGACAATTTACCCGGTGATGTGCAACTCCTGGCTGAGGCCGTTGAATCTTCCTTTCCTGGAATGGGTGTCCCCATAGCTATGGTTTTGTCAAAACGCTTTGGTGGTAGCCCGCTGTATATCCGCAAGCAAAATGGAGCTCTCCTCAAATGGCGTAATGATCAGATTAGGGCAATGTACGACGGGGGCGGAATAACAGGCCGTCAATTGGCTTGGTACTGGCAACTGAGCCAATCCATGATTGAAAAGATATTGGCGGACCATGGGTAG
- a CDS encoding formylglycine-generating enzyme family protein codes for MTQIMPSQYTDPTTGICFVSIPQGTFIMGSPREEKNRKACEGPQHIVHISAFHLAQFQVTQEQYSIIMGVNPSDLLGANCPVDCVSWEDAQAFISTLNAVSQATYRLPTEAEWEYSCRASTQTPFYFGQTITPDQVNYGSKTSCRNTPMGIHPPNGFGLYDMHGNVYEWCEDTWHDSYQGAPSDGSAWVDESTNHKVYRGGAWNTSAHFARSAYRFHQPQTWAYYNIGFRLAF; via the coding sequence ATGACCCAAATCATGCCCTCACAATACACCGATCCCACAACTGGCATCTGCTTTGTTTCTATTCCCCAAGGGACATTTATCATGGGGAGTCCACGGGAGGAGAAAAATCGAAAAGCCTGCGAAGGGCCGCAACATATCGTTCACATCTCCGCCTTTCACCTGGCACAGTTTCAGGTGACCCAGGAACAATACAGCATAATTATGGGCGTAAATCCCAGTGACCTGCTTGGTGCCAACTGTCCGGTGGACTGTGTAAGCTGGGAGGACGCCCAAGCCTTCATCTCAACGCTCAATGCAGTTAGCCAAGCCACATACCGACTTCCCACTGAAGCGGAATGGGAATATAGCTGCCGGGCCTCAACCCAAACCCCATTTTACTTTGGCCAAACGATCACCCCCGATCAGGTAAATTATGGGTCTAAGACCTCCTGCCGCAACACTCCGATGGGTATCCATCCTCCCAACGGTTTTGGGCTCTACGATATGCACGGCAACGTTTATGAATGGTGTGAAGATACCTGGCATGACAGCTACCAGGGAGCCCCTAGCGACGGTTCCGCCTGGGTGGATGAATCCACGAATCATAAGGTTTATCGCGGCGGAGCCTGGAACACCAGCGCTCACTTCGCTCGCTCCGCCTACCGCTTCCATCAGCCACAGACCTGGGCGTATTACAATATCGGCTTCCGCCTGGCCTTCTGA